The Nostoc sp. 'Peltigera membranacea cyanobiont' N6 genome contains the following window.
GTGAGCCAAATGACATCAATGTACTCAACTGTTGATCGTGCATCGTTCCCAATTCCTAATTGTGGTAAAGAATCTTTAAAAATCGATATTTCCGAACTAAGTGTATCTGAACGTATACAGCTTGCCGAGGAATTATGGGATAGCATTCTTACTACACCGGATGAAGTTCCTCTCAACGATGAGCAAAAACTCGAATTAGATAGACGCTTGGAGATGCATCGCCAAAACCCAAACCAAGGTTCAACCTGGCAATCTGTCAAGCAAAGACTAGGTTTATCTGAATGAACCAAATCAACTCAAAGAATCTGGATCTATCCCCAACTTTCGCAATTCTTGCGCCAGCCTGTCGGCGCGTTGTTCGGCAGCGATCGCTCGTTCTTCTGGTGTTAAATATCTGACTCCTTGTTTGTCATACCAATACAACCAATCCCGCGTGATTCCCTGATAGGTTCCTCGTTCATAACCAATTGCTAAACCTATCTCTGATAACCAAACTAAGTTTCCTGGCTGCAATACATATTCACCATTTACAAAGCGATAAACTTCTAAAGGTGGTTTTCTCCGGCGTTGGGGATTGTAGACGACATAATACAAAATCTCCATATCCGCATAAAGTTTCTTTTTGCTGGTGTATTCCCCACGCCGTCTGTGAGAAACAACTTCTAATGCCATAATCGGCATCACTTTTTCTTCCCACAACACATAACTTAAACGCAAGTTCTCATCAAAAACTCGCTCGACTCCTAAACTTAAAAACCCATCAGGCACAATCGGCGGTAATTCGGGATCGTAATATATCCCCATATCAACGCCAAAAAACCAATCCATCCGGTTTGTCCACAGCCAAGCTAAGATGGCTTCTAGCAAGCCCGGAATCAAATGTTGTAGTTGATTATC
Protein-coding sequences here:
- a CDS encoding addiction module protein, with the translated sequence MYSTVDRASFPIPNCGKESLKIDISELSVSERIQLAEELWDSILTTPDEVPLNDEQKLELDRRLEMHRQNPNQGSTWQSVKQRLGLSE
- a CDS encoding Uma2 family endonuclease, with the translated sequence MLNYNPLHCLPSAEDLPDSDDEPVDNQLQHLIPGLLEAILAWLWTNRMDWFFGVDMGIYYDPELPPIVPDGFLSLGVERVFDENLRLSYVLWEEKVMPIMALEVVSHRRRGEYTSKKKLYADMEILYYVVYNPQRRRKPPLEVYRFVNGEYVLQPGNLVWLSEIGLAIGYERGTYQGITRDWLYWYDKQGVRYLTPEERAIAAEQRADRLAQELRKLGIDPDSLS